One genomic window of Cydia fagiglandana chromosome 20, ilCydFagi1.1, whole genome shotgun sequence includes the following:
- the LOC134674624 gene encoding DNA-3-methyladenine glycosylase 1-like → MKETSSPETGAEIIRCGWLNQDPIYIAYHDEEWGKPQYDKIKLFEMLCLEGQQAGLSWITVLKKRDHYRKLFYNFNPNKIAKIRAIDVETYMKDPGIVRHKGKLESIINNAKCFLKMEAEGDNFSEFIWDFVDHKPIINNWSTHKEIPTETTNSKAMSIALKAKGYKFIGSTICYAFMQACGLVDDHILNCVSRIKNK, encoded by the coding sequence ATGAAAGAAACAAGTTCTCCGGAGACAGGTGCAGAGATCATTCGATGTGGCTGGTTAAATCAAGATCCAATTTACATCGCTTACCACGACGAGGAATGGGGGAAACCAcaatatgataaaataaaactctttgAAATGCTGTGTTTAGAAGGACAACAGGCAGGTCTTTCGTGGATAACAGTTTTGAAAAAACGTGACCACTACCGTAAACTGTTTTATAACTTTAATCCAAATAAAATTGCAAAGATAAGAGCAATTGATGTTGAAACATATATGAAGGACCCTGGAATTGTTAGACATAAGGGGAAATTAGAATCTATTATAAACAATGCAAAATGCTTCTTAAAAATGGAAGCGGAAGGAGATAACTTTTCAGAATTTATTTGGGATTTTGTAGACCATAAACCGATAATAAATAACTGGAGCACTCACAAAGAAATTCCAACTGAGACTACAAATTCAAAAGCCATGTCCATAGCTTTGAAAGCTAAAGGCTACAAGTTTATCGGATCAACCATTTGTTATGCATTTATGCAAGCTTGTGGGCTTGTTGACGATCATATATTAAATTGTGTTAGCcgcattaaaaataaataa
- the LOC134674567 gene encoding uncharacterized protein LOC134674567, producing MNKCNIINNTMQLYFIGMIIATFGLGEVMCRSFTIEEGPYNLIMYNTSTCVKEQPWFHTNVSVFNSKVLRGTVVNQKDIKNVKFRIQAFYLDQGKIKVFEIKNQNCHNTIIQIVLKALALPYNNQKCTLKPITAKFENLNLDAVFHAVVQKVWYGSVLVRWEIALPTVTIMCLDIHMQIVKAKSVDNKDSS from the exons ATGAATAAGTGCAACATCATCAATAACACAATGCAGTTGTATTTTATTGGTATGATTATTGCTACGTTTGGGCTTGGTGAAGTCATGTGCCGAAGTTTTACCATAGAAGAA GGTCCATACAATTTGATAATGTACAACACCTCAACCTGCGTTAAGGAGCAGCCTTGGTTCCACACCAACGTCTCAGTCTTCAACAGCAAGGTCCTCCGTGGCACCGTCGTCAATCAGAAGGATATAAAGAATGTCAAG TTCCGCATTCAAGCGTTCTACTTGGACCAAGGCAAGATAAAAGTCTTCGAGATAAAGAACCAGAACTGCCATAACACGATCATACAGATAGTGCTTAAAGCACTTGCCCTACCCTACAATAATCAGAAGTGCACGTTGAAACCG aTAACTGCAAAGTTCGAAAACCTGAACTTGGATGCAGTCTTCCACGCGGTGGTGCAGAAGGTCTGGTACGGCTCCGTGCTAGTCAGGTGGGAGATCGCCCTGCCCACTGTCACGATCATGTGCCTCGATATCCACATGCAGATTGTTAAAGCCAAGAGTGTGGACAATAAGGATAGTTCCTAA